In Tautonia rosea, one DNA window encodes the following:
- a CDS encoding ParB/RepB/Spo0J family partition protein produces MSAEPSKADKAKEKTLAKYGASMKSSLGFNRTPGTPAGMAPPSGVVGARMTGVINDREAAVIGVDRIVSDPDQPRREFDDEALDRLAASLKGRGQLQNVVVYWSEDLGSYVLVSGERRWRAARRAGLTTLRCKILDRKPDDSDRLSIQLVENCVREDLRPVEQAAAFRALMEANGWSTRQLADALNMAQAKVVYALGLLDLPEDLRDRVDQGELAPRTAYEIGRLDRPEDQRALADRVALEGLTRDEVAAEVRTSRDAADDATGRQTSRKAGTRSKGRGGAASGSRGKASVRLPTTKVFRVPGGSKLTIEKARGLDAESYRAAARLLLEHADRLDPPSKATALAAGSAAQPQSLAESQPDVAA; encoded by the coding sequence ATGAGCGCCGAGCCGTCGAAGGCCGACAAGGCCAAGGAAAAGACTCTCGCGAAGTACGGGGCGTCGATGAAGTCGAGCCTCGGCTTTAATCGCACGCCCGGTACTCCAGCCGGTATGGCCCCGCCAAGCGGGGTTGTTGGCGCTCGGATGACAGGAGTCATCAACGACCGGGAGGCCGCGGTCATCGGGGTCGATCGGATCGTCTCCGATCCCGATCAGCCGCGTCGCGAGTTCGATGATGAGGCTCTCGATCGGTTGGCGGCCTCCCTCAAAGGTCGGGGACAGCTCCAGAACGTCGTCGTGTACTGGTCCGAGGATCTCGGGTCGTATGTCCTCGTCTCCGGAGAGCGCCGGTGGCGAGCCGCCCGGCGGGCAGGGCTGACGACCCTGCGGTGCAAGATTCTCGACCGCAAGCCGGACGACTCGGATCGCCTGTCGATCCAGCTCGTCGAGAACTGCGTCCGGGAAGACCTGCGACCCGTCGAGCAGGCCGCAGCCTTCCGAGCCTTGATGGAGGCCAACGGCTGGAGCACCCGGCAACTGGCCGACGCCCTGAACATGGCCCAGGCAAAGGTCGTCTACGCGCTTGGCTTGCTCGACCTGCCGGAGGACCTCCGCGATCGCGTCGACCAGGGGGAACTCGCTCCTCGAACTGCCTACGAGATCGGCCGCCTTGACCGTCCCGAAGACCAGCGAGCCCTGGCCGATCGGGTCGCCCTTGAAGGCCTGACCCGCGACGAGGTCGCCGCCGAGGTTCGAACTTCGCGCGATGCGGCCGACGACGCGACAGGACGTCAGACCTCTCGCAAGGCCGGGACCAGGAGCAAGGGCAGGGGGGGGGCGGCCTCCGGTTCCAGGGGCAAGGCGTCCGTCCGACTCCCGACGACGAAGGTCTTTCGCGTCCCCGGGGGGAGCAAACTGACGATCGAGAAGGCCCGGGGGCTCGACGCTGAGAGCTACCGCGCCGCGGCTCGATTGCTGCTCGAACATGCCGATCGGCTCGATCCCCCCAGCAAGGCCACCGCGCTGGCGGCGGGCTCAGCGGCCCAGCCCCAGTCCCTTGCTGAGTCTCAGCCCGACGTGGCGGCCTGA
- a CDS encoding HNH endonuclease has product MNASLERNVRERAKHRCEYCRLPSFVSEFTFPIDHIIARQHGGETTLDNLALCCPHCNFHKGPNIAGLDPVSRKLTPLFHPRRNRWGSHFAWAGPVIVARTAVGRTTLQVLAINHSDRVELRRLLIEAGVF; this is encoded by the coding sequence ATGAATGCTTCGCTCGAGCGGAACGTCAGGGAGCGAGCCAAGCACCGCTGCGAATATTGTCGGCTCCCCTCCTTCGTCTCCGAATTCACATTCCCCATCGACCACATCATCGCCCGGCAGCACGGGGGCGAGACAACCCTGGACAATCTGGCGCTCTGCTGCCCTCACTGCAATTTCCACAAAGGCCCAAACATCGCGGGGCTCGACCCGGTGAGCCGGAAATTGACCCCGTTGTTTCACCCGCGCCGGAATCGGTGGGGCTCGCACTTCGCGTGGGCAGGACCAGTCATTGTCGCCAGAACAGCCGTGGGACGGACAACGCTCCAAGTGCTCGCGATAAACCATTCAGATCGGGTCGAGCTCCGGCGACTCCTCATCGAAGCGGGGGTCTTCTGA
- a CDS encoding SDR family oxidoreductase — translation MSHPSGKLIVVTGGAGFIGSHLVEALLAEGDRVRVVDNLVTGHRGNLEHLKDAFEWIEGDLADFEICRRAVEGADGVLHQAAIPSVPRSIREPLLSHASGPTATLNVLEASRLSGTVRRVVFAASSSAYGDTEILPKHEGMFPHPLSPYAAGKLAGEHYVSVYAKTMGLDAVSLRYFNVFGPRQDPSSPYSGVISLFARALAEGRNPTIYGDGHQTRDFTFVANVVHANLLALRSERPLGGAVYNVGTGRRISLRELVDDLNAALGTAISPEFAPAREGDVRDSQADLTAIREGLGYTPIIDFEEGLRRTVDWMTSTAQRLR, via the coding sequence ATGTCGCATCCCTCGGGAAAGCTGATCGTGGTCACCGGGGGAGCCGGATTCATCGGCTCCCATCTGGTCGAAGCCTTGCTGGCCGAAGGGGATCGTGTCCGGGTCGTCGACAACCTCGTGACCGGGCATCGTGGAAATCTCGAGCACCTGAAAGACGCCTTCGAATGGATCGAAGGTGATCTGGCCGACTTCGAGATCTGCCGACGAGCAGTGGAAGGGGCTGACGGGGTCCTCCATCAGGCCGCGATCCCAAGCGTTCCCCGATCCATCCGAGAACCACTCCTGTCGCATGCGAGCGGCCCGACGGCGACCCTGAACGTGCTGGAGGCCTCCCGGCTGTCCGGCACGGTGCGACGGGTGGTCTTTGCCGCCTCCAGCAGCGCCTACGGCGACACCGAGATCCTCCCGAAGCACGAAGGGATGTTCCCTCACCCTTTAAGCCCCTACGCCGCGGGGAAACTCGCAGGCGAGCACTATGTCAGCGTCTACGCGAAAACGATGGGCCTCGACGCGGTCAGCCTCCGCTACTTCAACGTATTCGGCCCCCGACAAGATCCGTCGAGCCCGTACAGCGGTGTCATCTCCCTCTTCGCGCGTGCCCTGGCCGAGGGACGAAACCCAACGATTTACGGTGATGGTCATCAGACCCGAGACTTCACCTTTGTCGCCAACGTCGTGCACGCCAACCTGCTCGCCCTGCGATCGGAGCGTCCGCTCGGTGGAGCCGTGTACAATGTTGGCACCGGACGGCGCATCAGCCTGCGCGAACTCGTCGATGACCTCAACGCCGCCCTCGGCACCGCCATCAGCCCTGAGTTTGCCCCGGCTCGCGAAGGTGACGTCCGCGACTCTCAGGCCGACCTGACCGCCATTCGCGAGGGGCTTGGCTACACGCCCATCATCGACTTTGAGGAAGGCCTTCGCAGAACCGTGGACTGGATGACCTCGACGGCGCAACGCCTCCGCTGA
- a CDS encoding MerR family DNA-binding transcriptional regulator: MTQPVDAKPGSGYVPSVSRVASMRDRSGFLPLGEYLTNKDAARFLQVTPRTLRNWDRAETLTPRRYPINGYRLSRREDLKALLEQVDRGSGPSRAR; this comes from the coding sequence ATGACGCAGCCGGTTGACGCCAAACCAGGCAGCGGTTACGTTCCAAGCGTTTCCAGGGTTGCGTCCATGCGTGATCGCTCAGGCTTTCTTCCGCTCGGCGAGTACCTCACCAACAAGGATGCGGCTCGTTTCCTCCAGGTCACTCCCAGGACGCTGCGCAACTGGGACCGAGCCGAGACGCTCACGCCGAGGCGGTATCCGATCAACGGTTACCGCCTTTCTCGTCGCGAGGATCTGAAAGCCTTGCTCGAACAGGTTGACCGGGGCAGCGGGCCTTCTCGCGCTCGTTGA
- a CDS encoding PAS domain S-box protein, translating into MTTRSQPSGSQEESRVDWQFRVLAEAIPQIVSTHRADGSCDYINRRFLEFTGLTVEQTLGFGWLSAIHPEDRDECLARWNRAVERGESFKMEYRFLRHDGAARWFLGRTEQLRDHKDRPVHWFTTATDIDDRKRASDQAMHRDLFTRRVLDNLFAFVGVLEPDGTLIEANEAPLRAAGISIEDVRGKKFWDCYWWNHSEQVQRQLMEACGRAARGETVRYDVSVRVAGARRMPIDFQIAPLRDDSGRITHLIPSAVDRVDRERLEEARLEREERFRMALKGAHAGTFDIDVSLDEPPVVTEGVHRIFGFASGEQPKTREFLSRVHPDDRAVVSETIRRSVDQGIGHDIEYRVLRPNGSEVWVASRAEVIHGEDGKASRLIGVLIDVTDRKQTELALRASEERYRTLFESIDEGFCTLEMILDVDGHPIDYRFLETNPAFERHTGLVNAVGKRVLELLPDLEHHWIETYGRIAETGESLRFVEESPVMGRWFEVEAFRIGDPKRRRVALLFTDITERHRAEDALREQEQRLLLALEAGELGFWDWDLASDRVHFGGQWARMLGYELDQIEPHVRSWEYRLHPEDRDRAIDTLNQHLEGRTPDYECEFRLQHDDGTWRWILARGRVVERSPDGRPLRILGTHADVTTRKLAEHALAENRELLQSIIDNAEAAIYAKDLEGRFILSNRHHAGLAGLEPEVLLGQTDAEIGDWASGAETYRANDQRVIEADGPIEFEEVVPTVFGERVFLSVKFPLRDAEGRIHAVCGISTDVTERKHAERAIQEAAERYRLITLATNDIIWDWDLSTNRLSWSPAALHHLGCSPEDLETSIESWYDRIHPEDRRRVVESIHAAIDQNEETWSDEYRFARNDGSYATLLHRGTIARDDERRPSRMIASMLDVSQRRAIEEAMAEAKHLAEAASRAKSEFLANMSHEIRTPMTAILGYAEVLSRQVSNPDDLQCVETIRRNGQHLLAIVNDILDLSRIEAGRLDLDQRRFEPDRLVADVHSMMEVRAREKGLQLRIDFPDRLPQTIESDPTRLRQILVNLVGNAIKFTESGEVCMVVRLEDDPVSPRLRFEIVDTGIGLPADQVHRLFRPFEQLDSSMARRYGGSGLGLAICRRLVELLGGTIAVESELARGSRFFFTIATGTLTGVPMVEPRKPSETARDLSPEEPPRRVAGRVLVVDDRPDIRSLARMFLEDAGARVETAEDGLDAIEVISQSETTGMTFDVVVIDMQMPQVDGYDAVARLRRNGFRRPVIALTASAMRGDRERCLEAGCSDYLPKPIDPRRLVEMVARYAQHRDAPQEPPNDAGQHANPSVLRNSQHERTPARTSHRVLLVDDSADLRRVISRLLEWSGHEVQSAGDGGTALELARTFRPDIVLLDLGLPDITGEELLSQLKQIAGLETVVSIAVTGRNLPADRVRTLSAGFDHHVVKPVDIDYLVSLFPSSAANSKYKSE; encoded by the coding sequence ATGACGACTCGATCGCAGCCTTCCGGATCGCAGGAGGAGAGCCGCGTCGATTGGCAGTTCCGAGTCCTTGCCGAGGCGATTCCGCAGATCGTCTCGACCCATCGTGCCGACGGCTCCTGCGATTACATCAACCGCCGCTTCCTCGAATTCACCGGACTGACGGTCGAGCAGACTCTCGGCTTCGGCTGGCTCAGCGCGATTCACCCGGAGGACAGGGATGAGTGCCTGGCTCGCTGGAATCGAGCGGTCGAGCGGGGCGAGTCGTTTAAGATGGAATACCGATTCCTCCGGCACGACGGCGCCGCCCGCTGGTTTCTTGGCCGGACCGAGCAGTTACGAGATCATAAGGATCGGCCCGTCCACTGGTTCACCACAGCCACCGACATCGACGATCGCAAGCGGGCCTCCGACCAGGCGATGCACCGTGATCTGTTCACCCGACGAGTCCTCGATAACCTCTTTGCGTTCGTCGGGGTACTGGAGCCTGATGGCACCTTGATCGAGGCCAACGAGGCCCCACTCCGCGCCGCCGGCATTTCAATCGAGGATGTGAGAGGAAAGAAATTCTGGGATTGTTACTGGTGGAACCACTCGGAACAGGTCCAGCGGCAACTCATGGAGGCCTGTGGTCGAGCCGCGCGAGGCGAAACAGTGCGGTACGACGTGTCGGTACGCGTGGCCGGTGCCCGCCGGATGCCGATCGACTTTCAGATCGCCCCCTTGCGTGATGACTCGGGGAGGATCACCCATCTGATCCCCTCGGCCGTCGACCGGGTTGACCGCGAACGTCTTGAGGAGGCTCGCCTCGAACGCGAGGAACGGTTCCGGATGGCTCTGAAGGGGGCGCATGCAGGGACGTTCGACATCGATGTGTCACTCGATGAACCACCGGTCGTGACCGAAGGAGTCCACCGGATCTTCGGGTTCGCTTCTGGGGAGCAGCCGAAAACGCGGGAGTTTCTCAGTCGTGTTCATCCGGACGACCGCGCGGTCGTGTCCGAGACGATCCGAAGATCGGTCGATCAAGGCATCGGCCATGACATCGAATACCGCGTCCTTCGGCCCAATGGGAGCGAGGTCTGGGTGGCTTCGCGAGCCGAGGTGATTCATGGTGAGGACGGCAAGGCCAGCCGTCTGATCGGCGTCTTGATCGATGTGACCGATCGCAAGCAAACGGAACTTGCCCTCCGCGCGAGTGAGGAGCGTTACCGGACCCTCTTTGAATCGATTGATGAAGGATTTTGCACGCTTGAGATGATTCTCGATGTCGATGGGCATCCGATCGATTACCGCTTTCTGGAAACAAACCCCGCCTTTGAGCGTCACACCGGCCTGGTGAACGCCGTGGGGAAACGGGTGCTCGAACTGCTGCCCGACCTGGAACACCACTGGATCGAGACGTACGGTCGGATTGCCGAGACAGGGGAGTCCTTACGCTTCGTCGAGGAATCCCCGGTCATGGGCCGCTGGTTCGAGGTCGAGGCGTTTCGGATCGGAGATCCGAAACGTCGCCGGGTTGCCTTGCTCTTTACCGACATCACAGAGCGACATCGGGCCGAAGATGCGCTCCGGGAACAGGAGCAGCGGCTCCTGCTGGCCCTGGAAGCCGGAGAACTGGGGTTCTGGGACTGGGACCTTGCCAGCGATCGTGTCCACTTCGGAGGGCAGTGGGCTCGAATGCTTGGTTACGAGCTTGATCAGATCGAACCGCATGTCCGATCCTGGGAATACCGGCTCCACCCCGAGGATCGAGACCGGGCGATCGACACGCTGAACCAGCATCTTGAGGGACGCACGCCGGACTACGAATGCGAGTTTCGGCTGCAACACGACGACGGGACCTGGCGTTGGATTCTGGCCCGAGGCCGGGTGGTCGAGCGTTCCCCAGACGGAAGGCCTTTGCGCATCCTGGGAACTCATGCTGATGTCACCACGCGGAAACTTGCCGAGCATGCGCTCGCCGAAAACCGGGAACTGCTTCAATCGATCATCGATAACGCCGAGGCGGCGATCTATGCCAAGGATCTCGAAGGGCGGTTCATCCTCAGCAACCGGCACCACGCCGGCCTGGCTGGCTTGGAGCCCGAGGTCTTGCTCGGCCAGACCGACGCCGAGATCGGCGATTGGGCCTCCGGCGCCGAAACGTATCGCGCGAACGATCAACGCGTGATCGAGGCCGACGGTCCCATCGAGTTCGAGGAGGTTGTCCCGACCGTTTTCGGGGAGCGTGTCTTTCTCTCGGTCAAATTCCCACTCCGCGACGCGGAAGGCCGCATCCATGCCGTTTGCGGGATTTCCACGGATGTCACGGAGCGGAAACATGCCGAGCGGGCGATCCAAGAGGCCGCCGAGCGATACCGGCTGATCACGCTGGCGACCAACGACATTATCTGGGACTGGGATCTCTCGACCAATCGTCTGAGCTGGAGTCCGGCGGCCCTGCACCACCTGGGTTGCTCACCGGAAGACCTGGAGACGTCGATCGAGTCGTGGTACGACCGCATCCACCCCGAAGACCGCCGCCGGGTGGTCGAGAGCATTCACGCGGCAATCGACCAGAACGAGGAAACCTGGAGCGACGAATACCGCTTTGCCAGAAATGACGGCTCCTATGCGACCTTGCTCCACCGCGGGACCATTGCTCGCGATGACGAGCGGCGACCCTCTCGGATGATCGCTTCCATGCTCGATGTGAGCCAGCGACGGGCGATCGAGGAGGCGATGGCCGAGGCGAAGCATCTGGCCGAGGCGGCCAGCCGTGCCAAGAGTGAGTTCCTGGCGAACATGAGCCACGAGATTCGGACGCCGATGACCGCCATTCTCGGTTATGCCGAAGTCCTCTCGCGACAGGTCTCCAATCCCGACGATCTTCAGTGCGTCGAGACGATCCGCCGCAATGGCCAGCACCTGTTGGCAATCGTCAACGACATCCTCGACCTATCCCGGATCGAGGCCGGACGTCTTGACCTGGATCAGCGTCGGTTCGAGCCTGATCGACTGGTCGCGGATGTGCACTCGATGATGGAAGTTCGGGCCCGAGAAAAAGGGCTTCAGTTGCGAATCGACTTCCCCGATCGATTGCCGCAGACCATCGAGAGCGACCCGACCCGGCTACGGCAGATCCTGGTCAATCTGGTCGGCAACGCCATCAAGTTCACCGAATCGGGAGAGGTCTGCATGGTGGTGCGACTTGAGGACGATCCGGTGTCTCCCCGATTGCGCTTCGAGATCGTCGATACCGGCATTGGTTTGCCGGCCGATCAGGTCCATCGGCTTTTCCGGCCCTTCGAGCAGCTTGATAGCTCGATGGCCCGTCGTTACGGCGGTTCGGGGCTGGGCTTGGCCATCTGTCGCCGGCTCGTCGAACTGCTCGGCGGCACCATTGCCGTCGAGAGTGAGCTGGCCCGCGGGAGCCGCTTCTTTTTCACCATTGCTACGGGAACGCTGACGGGTGTCCCAATGGTCGAGCCTCGCAAGCCGTCCGAGACGGCCCGCGATCTGAGCCCTGAGGAACCCCCTCGACGCGTAGCTGGCCGGGTGCTGGTCGTCGATGATCGTCCCGACATTCGGAGCCTGGCCCGGATGTTTCTGGAAGATGCCGGGGCCCGAGTGGAAACGGCCGAAGACGGCCTGGACGCCATCGAGGTCATCAGCCAATCCGAAACAACAGGCATGACCTTTGACGTCGTGGTCATCGATATGCAGATGCCTCAGGTCGATGGTTACGATGCGGTCGCCCGCCTTCGACGCAACGGATTTCGTCGCCCGGTCATCGCACTAACCGCCTCTGCCATGCGGGGCGACCGCGAGCGATGCTTGGAGGCCGGTTGCTCGGACTATCTGCCGAAACCGATCGACCCCCGACGGCTGGTCGAGATGGTCGCCCGGTACGCTCAGCATCGAGACGCACCTCAGGAGCCACCCAACGACGCTGGCCAACATGCGAACCCATCAGTGTTGCGAAATTCGCAGCACGAGCGAACCCCGGCACGTACCAGCCATCGGGTCCTTCTGGTCGATGACAGCGCGGATCTTCGTCGGGTGATCTCCCGATTGCTCGAATGGTCGGGCCATGAGGTACAGTCGGCCGGTGACGGGGGAACAGCGCTTGAGCTAGCTCGGACCTTTCGACCCGACATCGTCCTGCTCGATCTCGGCTTGCCCGACATCACTGGCGAGGAACTGCTGAGCCAGTTGAAGCAAATTGCAGGGTTGGAGACAGTCGTCTCCATCGCCGTGACCGGCCGGAACCTGCCTGCGGACCGAGTGCGAACTCTGAGCGCCGGATTTGATCACCATGTGGTTAAGCCAGTTGACATTGATTATCTTGTTTCCTTGTTCCCGAGTAGCGCCGCCAATTCCAAGTACAAAAGCGAATGA
- a CDS encoding ParA family protein yields MMAIVAMVNQKGGVGKSSTTMHLGGALARRGLRVLVVDNDAQASLTKGLLGDESARSLDPVTTVYALYAGVPTPEDLLVRATDFDGLALLAGSPASISFNVPDPHLIDPREQAVLRDALRPIAEGFDVTLIDCCPNLQRATWSALLASDAALIPTMPELFGAQGLAEVRDWVALVEQTWGRSLPVAGVLITMFNGRRAMHRTFAELLADGCPELFEATVPESADFPEAIAAGKPIHYHKARGAAAKAIDAVANELLTRLADLGLRADTDESDDLSSKEAA; encoded by the coding sequence ATGATGGCCATTGTGGCGATGGTGAATCAGAAGGGGGGCGTGGGCAAGTCGAGCACCACGATGCATCTGGGAGGAGCCCTGGCCCGGCGAGGGCTCCGGGTCCTGGTGGTCGACAACGACGCCCAGGCGAGCCTGACCAAGGGCTTGCTCGGCGACGAGTCGGCGAGGTCTCTTGACCCGGTCACGACCGTCTATGCCCTGTACGCCGGCGTCCCGACCCCGGAAGACCTTCTTGTCCGGGCAACCGACTTCGACGGCCTGGCGCTGCTGGCCGGCTCTCCCGCGTCGATCAGCTTCAACGTGCCGGACCCGCACCTGATCGACCCTCGCGAACAGGCGGTCCTGCGCGACGCCCTGCGACCGATCGCCGAAGGGTTCGACGTGACCCTCATCGACTGCTGCCCGAACCTCCAGCGGGCGACCTGGTCGGCGCTGCTCGCCTCCGATGCGGCCCTGATCCCGACCATGCCCGAACTGTTCGGCGCACAGGGGCTGGCCGAGGTCCGCGACTGGGTCGCCCTGGTTGAGCAGACCTGGGGTCGGTCGCTTCCGGTTGCCGGGGTCTTGATCACCATGTTCAACGGCCGTCGGGCGATGCACCGGACCTTTGCCGAACTTCTGGCCGACGGATGCCCGGAGCTGTTCGAGGCGACCGTGCCCGAATCGGCCGACTTCCCGGAGGCAATCGCCGCCGGCAAGCCGATCCACTACCACAAGGCCCGGGGCGCGGCGGCCAAAGCCATCGACGCCGTGGCCAACGAACTGCTCACGAGGCTGGCCGATCTGGGCCTGAGGGCGGACACGGACGAGTCGGACGACCTTTCGAGCAAGGAGGCCGCCTGA
- a CDS encoding replication initiator protein A: protein MRDEAPNEQIEAVLQDRGTGGRDEMNIAEFPITLLADRAPRGQRRIEYSDRIFDPGTNREIDRRLVISAPEEYGLPTAIDDDVILALIQLTRRQNGFARPEVHFTRLQLIDLLGWPDKGRSYDRITASLDRWASTYLKYENAWWDNEGRRWTSGGFHIIDSYKLGDGRAPGGRASRCRVVWGREFFKSCQAGYLKGLDYDLYIRLTSHPARRMYRFLDKRFYHKSEWEFELKDFAFEHVGLSRTYRDAGKIKEKLRRGIEELEQVGFLEPLPPDERFLKQGRRWLIRMARAREEVIAVPPSEVGADPVVQLLIDRGVSAATAVDLAEKYPAESIARQMEALDWLVAREDRRIRLSPAGYLVEAIRKDYALPRGFATRAERETKRREAEDLFSQAHQDRLRERERVSQERAARQAIDGYWEALSPDDRAQIDAQALDAADPEVAEAYRAMTPASLRAVFFRDNIREPYLRTLLADQVTS, encoded by the coding sequence ATGCGCGACGAGGCGCCGAACGAGCAGATCGAGGCGGTGCTCCAGGACCGGGGAACCGGGGGGCGGGATGAGATGAACATCGCCGAGTTCCCGATCACGCTCTTGGCCGACCGCGCGCCGAGGGGTCAGCGTCGGATTGAATACTCCGACCGCATCTTCGACCCCGGGACCAATCGGGAAATCGATCGACGGCTGGTCATCAGTGCCCCGGAGGAATACGGCCTGCCGACGGCGATTGACGATGACGTGATCTTGGCGTTGATCCAGCTAACCCGGCGGCAGAACGGCTTCGCCAGACCGGAAGTGCATTTTACAAGGCTTCAGCTGATCGACCTGCTCGGATGGCCGGACAAAGGGCGAAGTTACGATCGGATCACCGCCTCGCTCGACCGATGGGCGAGTACCTATCTGAAGTATGAGAATGCCTGGTGGGACAACGAGGGGCGGCGCTGGACGAGCGGCGGCTTCCACATCATCGACAGCTACAAACTTGGCGACGGCCGGGCTCCCGGGGGGCGGGCCTCACGGTGCCGGGTGGTCTGGGGAAGGGAATTCTTCAAGAGTTGCCAGGCCGGTTATCTGAAGGGGCTCGATTACGATCTTTACATCCGGCTCACGAGTCACCCGGCGCGGCGGATGTACCGGTTCCTCGACAAGCGGTTCTATCACAAGTCGGAGTGGGAGTTTGAGCTCAAGGACTTCGCCTTCGAGCACGTCGGTCTGAGCCGGACTTACCGCGATGCCGGCAAGATCAAGGAGAAGCTCCGCCGGGGGATCGAGGAACTGGAACAGGTAGGCTTCTTGGAGCCCTTGCCGCCGGACGAGCGGTTTCTCAAGCAAGGGCGAAGGTGGCTCATCCGGATGGCTCGAGCCCGCGAAGAGGTAATCGCTGTCCCTCCCTCGGAGGTCGGAGCCGATCCGGTCGTTCAACTCTTGATCGACCGAGGCGTCTCAGCGGCAACGGCCGTCGACTTGGCCGAAAAGTACCCAGCCGAATCGATCGCCCGTCAGATGGAGGCGCTCGACTGGCTCGTGGCACGAGAGGACCGCCGCATTCGCCTCAGCCCGGCGGGCTACCTGGTCGAGGCGATCCGGAAGGATTACGCCCTGCCCCGAGGTTTCGCCACCCGGGCGGAGCGCGAGACGAAGCGTCGGGAGGCCGAGGACCTGTTCAGCCAGGCTCACCAGGACCGCCTCCGTGAGCGTGAGCGGGTCTCCCAAGAGCGAGCCGCCCGTCAGGCGATCGACGGCTACTGGGAGGCCCTGAGTCCCGACGATCGGGCCCAGATCGACGCCCAGGCCCTCGATGCGGCCGATCCCGAAGTGGCCGAGGCGTACCGGGCGATGACCCCCGCCTCGCTCCGGGCGGTCTTCTTCCGGGACAACATCCGAGAACCGTACTTGCGGACCCTACTGGCCGATCAGGTCACATCGTGA